One window of the Corynebacterium glutamicum ATCC 13032 genome contains the following:
- a CDS encoding glutathione peroxidase, with product MTSIHDISVTLNDGTETTMADWAGHLLLIVNVASKCGLTPQYEGLQKLYEEYQDRGFFVIGVPCNQFNGQEPGTDAEVCAFAQNQYDVTFPLLSKTEVNGEGAHPLYKVLKEATDGSEIEWNFEKFLVDAEGNTIKRFAPRTEPSAAEVVEAIEENLPI from the coding sequence ATGACTTCTATTCATGACATCAGCGTAACTCTCAACGACGGCACAGAAACCACCATGGCGGATTGGGCGGGCCACCTTTTGCTCATCGTGAACGTGGCATCCAAGTGCGGACTCACGCCACAGTATGAAGGGCTTCAAAAACTGTATGAGGAATACCAAGATCGAGGCTTCTTTGTCATTGGCGTGCCCTGCAATCAATTCAACGGCCAGGAACCTGGAACCGACGCTGAGGTGTGTGCTTTCGCGCAAAATCAGTACGACGTCACCTTCCCGCTCTTGAGCAAAACCGAGGTGAATGGGGAGGGTGCCCACCCCCTGTACAAGGTGCTCAAAGAGGCAACTGATGGTAGCGAAATCGAGTGGAATTTTGAGAAATTCCTGGTAGATGCAGAAGGTAATACGATTAAGCGCTTTGCTCCTCGGACGGAACCATCTGCAGCTGAGGTAGTGGAAGCAATCGAGGAGAATCTCCCTATCTAA
- the purS gene encoding phosphoribosylformylglycinamidine synthase subunit PurS yields MARVVVNVMPKAEILDPQGQAVHRALGRIGVSGVSDVRQGKRFELEVDDSVTEADLKKIAETLLANTVIEDFDVVGVEVAK; encoded by the coding sequence GTGGCCCGTGTAGTTGTCAATGTCATGCCTAAGGCTGAGATTCTGGATCCCCAGGGGCAGGCGGTACACCGCGCCCTCGGACGTATCGGAGTTTCTGGCGTTTCCGATGTCCGTCAGGGAAAGCGCTTCGAGCTTGAGGTAGATGATTCCGTCACCGAAGCTGACCTAAAGAAAATTGCTGAAACCCTCCTCGCAAACACCGTCATCGAAGACTTCGATGTGGTGGGAGTTGAGGTCGCGAAGTGA
- the purL gene encoding phosphoribosylformylglycinamidine synthase subunit PurL, with amino-acid sequence MSTFVNDTVEDAIKTPELDQPFEALGLKDDEYARIKEILGRRPTDAELTVYSVMWSEHCSYKSSKVHLRYFGETTTEEMASKILAGIGENAGVVDIGDGNAVTFRVESHNHPSFVEPHQGAATGVGGIVRDIMAMGARPIAVMDQLRFGALDNPDTQRVLPGVVDGISHYGNCLGLPNIGGETVFDDSYAGNPLVNALCVGTLKVEDLKLAFASGTGNKVILFGSRTGLDGIGGVSVLGSASFEEGEERKLPAVQVGDPFAEKVLIECCLELYKAGVVVGIQDLGGGGLACATSELAAAGDGGMRVNLDNVPLRAENMSAAEILASESQERMCAVVTPENVERFLEICAKWDVTCAEIGEVTDEKDRYVVVHNGEVVIDAPPSTIDEGPVYNRPVARPENQDELQLEGEIARPVDVEEIKAAWLKLVASPALASRAFITEQYDRYVRGNTVQAKNANAGVLRIDEETNRGVAISADASGRYTKLEPNTGAQLALAEAYRNVVSTGARPVAVTNCLNFGSPENAGVMWQFKEAVHGLADGSKLLGIPVSGGNVSFYNQTGDEPILPTPVVGVLGVLDNVEQSIGNVLPSEDNDLYLLGETFDEFGGSIWQQVSGAGLNGLPPVVDLLNEQRLADLFVGSDLFAASHDLSEGGLGQTLAELAIHADKGMDVDLSQIHPSLFTSLFAESASRIVVATNRGEELEKRAAELGVPVFKLGCTNDSAVIAVKGADVEFTVSVEELREAWTNTLPEAFGHAVGANAVVA; translated from the coding sequence ATGAGCACTTTTGTCAATGACACCGTCGAAGACGCAATCAAGACCCCTGAGCTGGATCAGCCATTTGAGGCTCTTGGTCTGAAAGACGACGAGTACGCGCGCATCAAGGAAATCCTTGGCCGCCGCCCAACCGACGCCGAGCTGACCGTTTACTCCGTCATGTGGTCGGAGCACTGCTCCTACAAGTCCTCCAAGGTTCACCTGCGTTACTTCGGTGAAACCACCACTGAGGAAATGGCTTCCAAGATTCTTGCCGGCATCGGCGAGAACGCTGGTGTGGTCGACATCGGAGACGGCAACGCCGTGACCTTCCGCGTGGAGTCCCACAACCACCCATCCTTCGTAGAGCCACACCAGGGCGCTGCGACCGGCGTCGGCGGCATCGTCCGCGACATTATGGCTATGGGCGCACGCCCAATCGCTGTGATGGATCAGCTGCGTTTCGGTGCACTGGACAACCCAGACACCCAGCGTGTGCTTCCTGGCGTTGTTGACGGCATTTCCCACTACGGCAACTGCCTCGGCCTGCCAAACATCGGTGGCGAAACCGTCTTCGACGATTCCTACGCAGGTAACCCACTGGTCAACGCACTGTGCGTGGGTACCCTCAAGGTGGAAGACCTCAAGCTTGCATTCGCATCCGGCACCGGCAACAAGGTGATCCTGTTCGGTTCCCGCACCGGCCTTGATGGCATCGGTGGCGTGTCCGTCCTGGGTTCCGCATCCTTCGAAGAAGGCGAAGAGCGCAAGCTCCCAGCTGTTCAGGTTGGCGATCCTTTCGCAGAGAAGGTACTCATCGAGTGCTGCCTCGAGCTGTACAAGGCTGGCGTCGTGGTCGGTATTCAGGACCTCGGTGGCGGCGGACTTGCGTGTGCAACCTCTGAGCTGGCAGCCGCAGGCGACGGCGGCATGCGCGTCAACCTAGACAACGTCCCACTGCGCGCAGAGAACATGTCTGCAGCTGAAATCCTGGCTTCCGAGTCCCAGGAGCGCATGTGTGCTGTTGTCACCCCTGAAAACGTTGAGCGTTTCCTCGAGATCTGTGCAAAGTGGGATGTCACCTGCGCAGAAATCGGCGAAGTTACCGACGAGAAGGACCGCTACGTTGTGGTCCACAACGGTGAAGTTGTTATCGACGCACCTCCATCAACCATCGATGAAGGCCCTGTCTACAACCGCCCAGTTGCTCGCCCTGAGAACCAGGACGAACTGCAGCTCGAAGGCGAGATCGCTCGCCCAGTCGACGTTGAAGAGATCAAGGCTGCTTGGCTGAAGCTTGTCGCTTCACCAGCACTTGCATCCCGCGCGTTTATCACCGAGCAGTACGACCGCTACGTCCGCGGCAACACCGTTCAGGCAAAGAACGCCAATGCTGGCGTCTTGCGTATCGACGAAGAGACCAACCGTGGCGTTGCGATCTCCGCCGACGCATCCGGCCGTTACACCAAGCTCGAGCCAAACACTGGCGCGCAGCTTGCACTGGCTGAGGCTTACCGCAACGTGGTCTCCACCGGTGCACGCCCAGTGGCTGTCACCAACTGCCTGAACTTCGGTTCCCCAGAAAACGCTGGTGTTATGTGGCAGTTCAAGGAAGCAGTCCACGGTCTGGCAGACGGATCCAAGCTTTTGGGCATTCCAGTGTCCGGCGGTAACGTCTCCTTCTACAACCAGACTGGTGACGAGCCCATCCTGCCAACCCCAGTCGTGGGTGTTTTGGGAGTCTTGGACAACGTCGAGCAGAGCATCGGCAACGTCCTCCCATCCGAGGACAACGATCTCTACCTCCTGGGTGAGACCTTCGATGAGTTCGGTGGCTCCATCTGGCAGCAGGTTTCTGGCGCTGGCCTCAACGGTCTGCCACCAGTAGTTGACCTGCTCAACGAGCAGCGTCTTGCAGACCTGTTCGTCGGTTCTGATCTGTTTGCTGCATCCCACGATCTGTCTGAGGGCGGCCTTGGCCAGACCCTCGCAGAGCTTGCGATCCACGCAGACAAGGGCATGGATGTTGATCTCTCCCAGATCCACCCATCCCTGTTCACCTCACTGTTTGCTGAGTCCGCTTCCCGCATCGTGGTTGCAACCAACCGCGGCGAAGAGTTGGAAAAGCGCGCAGCAGAGCTGGGTGTTCCAGTGTTCAAGCTGGGCTGCACCAACGATTCAGCCGTCATCGCTGTCAAGGGCGCAGACGTTGAGTTCACTGTTTCCGTGGAGGAACTCCGCGAAGCATGGACCAACACTTTGCCTGAGGCCTTCGGTCACGCAGTTGGAGCTAACGCAGTAGTTGCATAA
- a CDS encoding acyl-CoA thioesterase — MSDNPHENPRENPHRSPEVVLRFMAAPTDVLMAGSHGVGGGRVLEWIDKAAYACATQWSGTYCVTAYVGHIHFTRPIPSGHMVEVRSRIAMTGRSSMHIVNEVLSADPRDGNYTRACDCLVIFVAKDTATGRATPVPSFTPKNEEEQRVLEAANSRIGLRKAIEAEMEKQTYNGPSEAPRLITRFLAKPTDINWGGKVHGGTAMEWIDEAGAACTMEWSGNHTVAVYAGGIRFYQPIQIGDLIEVDARMMRTDKRSMQMSIHVRAGDAHRGRAELETAIHATVTYLGIDVDGEPLPAPQFVPRTPEDIQLAEHANILRDLRADYTPMPLFQRRVPLQID; from the coding sequence ATGTCTGATAATCCGCATGAGAATCCCCGTGAGAATCCACACCGCTCCCCAGAAGTCGTCCTTCGTTTCATGGCTGCCCCTACTGACGTTTTGATGGCTGGTAGCCATGGCGTTGGCGGTGGCCGAGTCCTGGAATGGATCGATAAGGCTGCTTATGCTTGTGCTACCCAGTGGTCTGGAACCTACTGTGTCACTGCTTATGTTGGTCACATTCACTTCACTCGCCCTATTCCCTCTGGCCACATGGTCGAGGTGCGTTCCCGCATTGCGATGACTGGCCGTTCCTCCATGCACATCGTGAATGAGGTGCTTTCTGCGGATCCTCGCGATGGCAACTACACCCGTGCGTGTGACTGCTTGGTTATTTTCGTGGCGAAGGACACCGCAACTGGTCGCGCTACCCCAGTTCCTTCATTTACCCCTAAGAATGAAGAAGAGCAGCGCGTGTTGGAAGCTGCTAACTCCCGCATCGGGCTGCGCAAGGCTATTGAAGCGGAGATGGAAAAGCAGACGTACAACGGACCTTCTGAGGCCCCTCGTTTGATTACCCGCTTCTTGGCTAAGCCAACAGATATCAACTGGGGTGGCAAGGTCCACGGTGGCACTGCCATGGAATGGATCGATGAGGCGGGTGCTGCGTGCACCATGGAGTGGTCTGGTAACCACACCGTTGCGGTTTATGCTGGTGGTATCCGCTTCTACCAGCCCATTCAGATCGGTGACCTCATTGAGGTGGACGCCCGCATGATGCGTACCGATAAGCGTTCCATGCAGATGTCCATCCACGTCCGTGCCGGTGATGCTCACCGTGGCCGTGCTGAGCTAGAAACCGCTATTCACGCAACGGTGACCTACTTAGGAATTGATGTCGACGGAGAGCCTTTGCCTGCACCACAGTTTGTGCCTCGTACCCCTGAGGATATCCAGTTGGCTGAGCATGCAAACATCCTGAGGGATCTGCGTGCTGATTACACCCCAATGCCGCTGTTCCAGCGCAGGGTTCCACTGCAGATCGACTAG
- a CDS encoding PAQR family membrane homeostasis protein TrhA → MSEDREYMDADPLIEDDVSGAEVKDSSDEPLLALTRYVFDRGERPVTRGLFHQVAAILSIVSGSVLSTYAWMELVWWQALGVMVYALAMLGLFAVSAAYHRGPWRRLHTVAWWRKADHSTIAVFIAATYTPLCLIVLEPGTAAWMLGIAWVGAIASVIMNMVWINHPRWLSVLVYLALGWLIVPLVPQLWSGAGPTVVWLLLAGGIVYSVGALVYGFKWPGRNARVIGYHEHFHIATIVAAIVHLVAVWMVVVN, encoded by the coding sequence GTGTCTGAAGATCGTGAATATATGGACGCGGACCCGCTGATTGAGGATGACGTTAGTGGAGCAGAAGTAAAAGATAGTTCGGATGAACCGCTTCTCGCACTGACACGTTACGTTTTTGATCGCGGTGAGCGGCCAGTTACTCGTGGACTGTTCCACCAGGTTGCGGCCATTTTGAGTATTGTGTCAGGTTCGGTGCTCTCCACGTATGCATGGATGGAACTGGTGTGGTGGCAGGCGCTAGGTGTCATGGTGTACGCCTTGGCCATGCTGGGACTGTTTGCTGTCTCTGCGGCGTATCACCGAGGACCGTGGCGTCGATTGCACACCGTGGCGTGGTGGCGCAAAGCTGATCACTCCACCATCGCGGTGTTTATCGCAGCAACCTATACGCCACTGTGCTTGATCGTCTTAGAGCCCGGTACCGCAGCATGGATGTTAGGTATTGCGTGGGTTGGTGCCATTGCCAGCGTGATCATGAACATGGTGTGGATCAATCACCCACGATGGCTCAGCGTGCTGGTCTACTTGGCCTTGGGATGGCTCATTGTGCCACTTGTCCCTCAATTGTGGTCTGGTGCTGGCCCCACAGTGGTGTGGCTCCTGCTGGCCGGAGGCATCGTCTACAGCGTTGGCGCGTTGGTGTACGGCTTTAAATGGCCAGGACGCAACGCACGAGTGATTGGCTACCACGAGCACTTCCACATCGCCACGATCGTCGCAGCGATTGTCCATCTGGTTGCAGTGTGGATGGTTGTCGTTAACTAA
- the purQ gene encoding phosphoribosylformylglycinamidine synthase subunit PurQ, with the protein MSAKIGVITFPGTLDDVDAARAARIAGAEVISLWHADEDLKGVDAVVVPGGFSYGDYLRTGAISALAPVMQSVIEQAGKGMPVLGICNGFQILTEARLLPGALTRNKGLHFHCVDAHLVVENNTTAWTNTLEKGQQILIPAKHGEGRFQADAETIAQLEGEGRVVFRYTDNFNGSVNDIAGITNETGRIVGLMPHPEHAVEKLTGPSIDGLELFLSAVGTIAA; encoded by the coding sequence GTGAGCGCCAAAATCGGTGTCATTACCTTCCCAGGCACCCTTGACGATGTAGATGCAGCACGCGCTGCTCGCATCGCAGGTGCAGAAGTAATCAGCCTGTGGCACGCTGACGAGGATCTCAAGGGCGTCGACGCAGTTGTCGTTCCCGGTGGATTCTCCTACGGCGATTACCTGCGCACCGGTGCAATCTCTGCACTGGCGCCAGTAATGCAGTCCGTGATTGAGCAGGCCGGTAAGGGTATGCCAGTCTTGGGCATTTGCAACGGCTTCCAGATCCTCACCGAAGCACGCCTGCTTCCAGGCGCGCTGACCCGCAACAAGGGTCTGCACTTTCACTGTGTAGACGCACACCTCGTTGTAGAGAACAACACCACTGCATGGACCAACACTTTGGAAAAGGGTCAGCAGATCCTTATTCCTGCAAAGCACGGTGAAGGTCGCTTCCAGGCAGACGCAGAGACCATCGCCCAGCTTGAGGGTGAAGGCCGCGTGGTGTTCCGTTACACCGATAACTTCAACGGTTCCGTCAACGATATCGCCGGTATCACTAATGAAACTGGTCGCATCGTCGGTCTCATGCCGCACCCGGAACATGCCGTCGAAAAGCTAACCGGCCCATCTATTGATGGCCTGGAGCTGTTCCTGTCCGCCGTTGGCACCATCGCGGCTTAA